CCGCGCCGTTCGCTTCCGCCCACGGATGGATAGCCGTGCGGCGCGTCGGGTCGAACAGGGCCCCTTGCGCGTGGTTGACGATGGCCCCGAAGGTGACCGGCGTATAGGGCGGGCGGAATGTGGTGAGCCCGACCTCGGGAATGTCCTTGTCCAGCGTCTCGGCCGCGATGGCGAGGCCGTGCATGTTTGACGTCTTGCCCTGATCGGTCGCCATGCCGTTGGTGGTGAAGCGCTTGACGTGCTCGATGGAACGCATGCCCTCGCGCACCGCCTGCCTGATGTCCTTGGCGGTGACGTCGTTCTGGAAATCCACGAAGGCCTTGACCGTCGCGTCCGCGCCGGCGCCCGGACCTGAGCCGAGCATGCCGCCGGCCCAGTTCTCGGCAGAACCCACTTTCGGCCTTTGGCCGCCGCCGGAGGTTCCGCCGGCCAGCTTCGCGGCCTCCTCGCCGGCCTCAAAACCTTGGGCGACCGTCGCGGCCAGCGTGTCGGTACCGTTGCACGCGCCGACCGAGACGCAATCCTGCGCGTAGGTTCCCGGCAGGAAACGCTTCGTCGCATCGTCGAAGGCGACCTTGCCGCGCGACTGCGAGAAAAGATGGACGGACGGCGTCCAGCCGGCCGAGACGAGCAGCGCGTCGACCGGGATGGTGCGGCCCGCGCCGCCATTCTTCGGCTGCACGGTCATGGAGGAGACGCGCAGCTTGCCGCCCGCCTTGACCACGGCGCGGCCCGGATTGATCTCGATGCCGAGCGCCCGCGCCTCGTCCACGACCGGGCCGCTCGGCTGGTCGCGCAGGTCGACGATCGCCGCGATGTTGACGCCCGCCTTCTTCAGGTCGATGGCCGCGGCATAGGCCGAATCATTCGCTGTATAGACGCCGACATTGCGACCGACGGCGACGCCGTAATGGTTGAGATAGGTGCGCGCCGCCGAGGCGAGCATGACGCCCGGCCGATCGTTGTCGGCGAACACCATGTGCCGCTCGATGGCGCCGGTGGCGAGGATGACGCGCTTCGCCCGGACCTGCCACAGCCGTTCGCGCGGCAGTTCGCTGCCGGGAGCCGCGAGATGGTCGGTAACGCGCTCGGCAAGGCCGACGATGTTCTGCGTGTAGTAGCCGAAGGCCGTCGTACGGGTCAGCACGCGGACATTGTCCATCGCCGCAAGCTTCACGGCTGTTTCCTGCGCCCAGTTCCAGCCGTCCCTGCCGTCTATGGCAGCGCCTTTCTCGAAGCGCAGAGCGCCGCCGAGCTCGGCCTGTTCGTCGGCGATGACGACGAGCAGGCCGGATTCCGCAGCCGCAAGCGCGGCCGCCAGGCCGGCAGCGCCGCCGCCGATCACCAGCACCTCGCAATGGGCGAAACGGCCGGCATAGTGGTCCGGATCGGGCTGGTCGGGTGCGACGCCGAGGCCGGCCGCGGCGCGGATGTTCGGCTCATAGATGTTCTTCCACGCCTGCTTCGGCCACATGAATGTCTTGTAGTAGAAGCCGGCGGAGAAGAAGGGCGAGGCGATGTCGTTTACCGCGCCGACGTCGAAGGCGAGCGACGGCCAGCGGTTCTGCGATACACTTTTCAGCCCGTCATAAAGTTCCTGCACTGTGGCGCGTACGTTCGGCGTCTTGCGGGCGGCGTCGCGCTCGACGGTGACGAGCGCGTTCGGCTCCTCAGCGCCTGCCGACAATATGCCGCGCGGCCGGTGATATTTGAACGAACGGCCGACGAGATGCACGCCGTTGGCGAGCAGCGCCGAGGCGAGCGTGTCGCCGGCAAGCCCCGTGTAGGACTGGCCGTCGAAGGTGAAGCGCGCCGTGCGGGCGGGCGTGAGGCGGCCGGCGCCGGCGATGCGGTGATTTCCGGCCATCACGCCTCTCCCTTCTTCGGCGCCCGCTTGCGCGCAGGCTTCTTCTCGTTGAGCTGGTCCGGCGGACGGTTGGCCCATGCGGCCGGGCCGGACGATGCGGCGGAAATGTCCGGCTTCGGCTCGCCGGCCTTGTAGGTCATGACGAACTTGTCGGTGATCGTGTCGCGCACGGCGTTGAAGAAGCGCGCGCAGCCATGGATATGCCGCCAGCGCTCATAGACGATGCCCTTCTCGTTCGAGCGGATGAAAAAGAACTTTTCGAAGTCGTCGTCGCTGATCGCCGCCATATCCGCCGGACGCGCGATATGCGCCTCACCGGCGTTGCGGAATTCGAGTTCCGGACGTTCCTCTTCGCAGTAGGGGCAGCGGATGAGAAGCATGGCTTTGTCCTAGAGTTCCCCCGGGCCGATCTGCGTGCCGCGCGGCTGTTCGCACAGGCGCGCGCCGAGCGATTCGAACGGCGCCATCAGGCGGATGAGATCGGCGATGTCGCCGCCCTTGCGCATCAGACCGCCGTCGCCGAGATTGCCGAAGGCGAGGTCGAAAGGGTCCGTCGAGACGATGACGGTGCGGAGGTCCGCGGCGTCGAAATCATCCTCCACCGGCATTTCGGTAAAATAGACGGCCGGCCGGCCGACGACGAAGGCGCAGGTCAGATAGCCCTCGTCCACCGTGAACGGCCATTCCTTCTCATGATCGGTGCGCGCAATCTTCTGGAGCCGGAAATCGTCCTCGCTCGGAATGTGGAAAAAATCGCGCTCGCCGACAGCGACGACGGGCAACTGCTCGGCCATGAGCAGCGGCGCGGCGACCGCGATCGCGGCGGCAAGAGCCGGCATCAGTGGGCGACCGCGGCGGCGGCCGCCTCGTCGATCAGCCGGCCGGTCCTGAAGCGCTCCAGCGTGAAGGGCGCGTTTATCGGATGCGGCTCGTCGCGCGCGATCGTATGCGCGAAGACATGGCCGGAACCCGGTGTCGCCTTGAACCCGCCGGTGCCCCAGCCGCAATTCACATAGAGGCCCTGAACGGGCGTCCTGGCGAGGATCGGCGAACGGTCCGGCGTGACGTCGACGATGCCACCCCATGAGCGCAGCATCTTCATGCGCGCGAAGATGGGGAACATCTCGCAGATCGCGTCCAGCGTGTGGTTGATGATGTGCAGCCCGCCGGCCTGCGAATAGGAAGTGTACTGGTCGGTGCCGGCACCGATCACCAGTTCGCCCTTATCGGACTGGGAAATATAGGCGTGGACGGTGTTCGACATGACCACGCAGGGGAAAACCGGCTTCACCGGCTCCGACACGAGCGCCTGCAGCGGATAGGATTCGAGCGGCATGCGCACATCCGCCATCTGCATGATGACCGACGTATGGCCGGCGGCGACCACGCCGACCTTCCTCGCGCCGATAAACCCCTTCGTCGTTTCGACGCCCGCCATGCGGCCATCGGCGGCGCGCCGAACGCCGGTCACTTCGCAATTCTGGATGATGTGGACGCCGCGCGCACTGGCGCCGCGCGCATAGCCCCACGCCACCGCATCGTGGCGCGCGGTGCCGCCGCGCCGCTGGAGCGTTGCGCCCACGACCGGATAGCGGGCGTGACGGGAAATGTTCAGCGGCGGGCAGAATTCCTTCGCCTGCTCGGGCGTCAGCCACTCATTGTCGATTCCGTTCAGCCGGTTGGCATGGACGTGACGCTTC
The window above is part of the Rhizobiaceae bacterium genome. Proteins encoded here:
- a CDS encoding sarcosine oxidase subunit alpha; this translates as MAGNHRIAGAGRLTPARTARFTFDGQSYTGLAGDTLASALLANGVHLVGRSFKYHRPRGILSAGAEEPNALVTVERDAARKTPNVRATVQELYDGLKSVSQNRWPSLAFDVGAVNDIASPFFSAGFYYKTFMWPKQAWKNIYEPNIRAAAGLGVAPDQPDPDHYAGRFAHCEVLVIGGGAAGLAAALAAAESGLLVVIADEQAELGGALRFEKGAAIDGRDGWNWAQETAVKLAAMDNVRVLTRTTAFGYYTQNIVGLAERVTDHLAAPGSELPRERLWQVRAKRVILATGAIERHMVFADNDRPGVMLASAARTYLNHYGVAVGRNVGVYTANDSAYAAAIDLKKAGVNIAAIVDLRDQPSGPVVDEARALGIEINPGRAVVKAGGKLRVSSMTVQPKNGGAGRTIPVDALLVSAGWTPSVHLFSQSRGKVAFDDATKRFLPGTYAQDCVSVGACNGTDTLAATVAQGFEAGEEAAKLAGGTSGGGQRPKVGSAENWAGGMLGSGPGAGADATVKAFVDFQNDVTAKDIRQAVREGMRSIEHVKRFTTNGMATDQGKTSNMHGLAIAAETLDKDIPEVGLTTFRPPYTPVTFGAIVNHAQGALFDPTRRTAIHPWAEANGAVFEDVGQWKRAWYFPRAGEDMRAAVDRECVTVRKSAGLFDASTLGKIEVVGPDAATFMELMYTNPWQKLEPGRCRYGIMLREDGFIYDDGVVGRLAPDRFHVTTTTGGAARVMNMMEDYLQTEFPHLDVWLTSISEQWATIAVQGPNSRKIIEPLVEAIDLSDAAMPHMSVREGRICGVPTRLFRMSFSGERGFEVNVPADYGQAVWEALWAEGQKHGACAYGTEAMHVLRAEKGYIIVGQDTDGTVTPNDAGLDWAVGKKKTDFVGIRGLTRPDLVAPGRKQLVGLKTKDPKTVLEEGAQIVEHPEQAIPMKMIGHVTSSYWSENCGRSIALAFVAGGNDRMGQTLYVPMPDRTIEVEVTGMVFFDEKGERLNG
- a CDS encoding sarcosine oxidase subunit delta, producing the protein MLLIRCPYCEEERPELEFRNAGEAHIARPADMAAISDDDFEKFFFIRSNEKGIVYERWRHIHGCARFFNAVRDTITDKFVMTYKAGEPKPDISAASSGPAAWANRPPDQLNEKKPARKRAPKKGEA
- a CDS encoding sarcosine oxidase subunit beta, encoding MRKYSVFAIAREAMRGHKGWEAQWSSPEPKSEYDVIIVGAGGHGLATAYYLAKEHGITNVAVLEKGWLGGGNTGRNTTIIRSNYLYDESAGIYDHALKLWDGLSQDLNYNVMYSARGVMMLAHSVHDTQVLKRHVHANRLNGIDNEWLTPEQAKEFCPPLNISRHARYPVVGATLQRRGGTARHDAVAWGYARGASARGVHIIQNCEVTGVRRAADGRMAGVETTKGFIGARKVGVVAAGHTSVIMQMADVRMPLESYPLQALVSEPVKPVFPCVVMSNTVHAYISQSDKGELVIGAGTDQYTSYSQAGGLHIINHTLDAICEMFPIFARMKMLRSWGGIVDVTPDRSPILARTPVQGLYVNCGWGTGGFKATPGSGHVFAHTIARDEPHPINAPFTLERFRTGRLIDEAAAAAVAH